From a single Nitrospiraceae bacterium genomic region:
- the tpx gene encoding thiol peroxidase has translation MADNRWTLAVALLILLLNVGCGSTGESVFLYKNLPVASGTAIAGDGHTVLFKGSPSALSGTEVTIGDSLRDVKVTQTDLSLINVAETKGKGKVRIISVVPSLDTKVCEQQTHYLSEKNKGLDKMVELITISIDTPFAQKRFAQEANIDNVTFLSDYRGGDFGKAHGLFLKGPHVLARAVMVVDAQNKIRYLQITPELGQLPNMDEAFTFARSLITAS, from the coding sequence ATGGCCGATAATCGGTGGACGCTGGCAGTGGCCCTGCTTATTCTCCTGTTGAACGTTGGCTGTGGAAGCACGGGAGAGTCTGTTTTCCTCTACAAGAATCTTCCTGTTGCAAGCGGGACTGCCATCGCAGGAGACGGCCACACTGTGTTGTTCAAAGGCAGTCCGTCCGCCCTCTCGGGCACAGAGGTGACAATCGGCGACTCACTCCGGGATGTGAAGGTCACCCAAACCGATCTCTCGTTGATCAACGTAGCCGAGACGAAGGGCAAAGGGAAGGTTCGCATCATTAGTGTCGTTCCGTCGTTGGACACCAAAGTCTGCGAACAGCAAACGCACTACCTGAGCGAAAAGAACAAGGGCCTCGACAAGATGGTTGAACTCATCACGATCAGCATTGACACCCCGTTTGCTCAAAAACGGTTCGCCCAGGAGGCGAACATCGACAATGTGACGTTTCTCTCAGACTACCGTGGGGGGGATTTTGGGAAAGCCCATGGGCTCTTTCTGAAGGGGCCCCACGTTCTGGCGCGCGCGGTCATGGTCGTCGATGCCCAGAATAAAATACGCTATCTTCAGATTACTCCTGAACTAGGACAACTGCCAAACATGGATGAGGCATTTACCTTTGCCAGGTCATTGATCACGGCCAGTTGA
- the accC gene encoding acetyl-CoA carboxylase biotin carboxylase subunit: protein MFKKILVANRGEIAMRIIRACRELNIATAAIYSEADSTGIYVKKADEAYAVGPGPVKGFLDTQQIVDLAQRIGADAIHPGYGFLSENAQFAQLCQTSGITFIGPSPHAIELMGNKVKARELAKQVGVPIVPGTEQGVTHVKDALAFAKQAGYPVMIKASAGGGGRGLRVVRSDTELREKIEVAGREAQAAFGDGSVFIEKYIERPHHIEFQILADRHGNIIHLGERDCSIQRRHQKLIEIAPSLILTARLRTEMGEAATAIARGVHYDNAGTVEFLLDQEGRYYFIEMNPRIQVEHTVTEQITAIDIVRNQIAIAAGKPLDIRQEDVTLQGHAIQCRINAEDPKNNFRPCTGTVTAYLSPGGIGVRIDGAVYKDYIIPPYYDALLAKLTVRGRTWEETVSRMRRSLEEYVLRGVKTTIPFMKTIMQDPDFLAGRFDTSYLETHPELFNYDEFEQPEDLVLAISAAIAAYEGL, encoded by the coding sequence ATGTTCAAGAAGATTTTGGTCGCCAACCGCGGCGAAATCGCGATGCGGATCATCCGCGCCTGCCGCGAGCTCAACATCGCGACCGCAGCCATCTATTCCGAAGCCGACTCAACCGGCATTTACGTCAAGAAGGCCGACGAGGCCTATGCGGTCGGTCCTGGGCCGGTCAAAGGGTTTTTGGACACCCAACAGATCGTCGATCTTGCCCAACGCATCGGCGCCGATGCGATTCACCCAGGATATGGTTTCCTTTCGGAAAACGCGCAGTTCGCTCAGCTCTGCCAGACGTCCGGCATCACGTTTATCGGTCCGTCCCCTCACGCCATCGAATTGATGGGCAACAAGGTCAAGGCGCGTGAATTGGCGAAGCAGGTGGGCGTGCCGATTGTGCCGGGCACGGAACAGGGTGTGACTCACGTCAAGGATGCGCTTGCCTTCGCCAAACAGGCCGGCTACCCCGTGATGATTAAAGCCAGCGCCGGAGGCGGAGGGCGCGGTCTTCGAGTCGTCAGGTCAGACACCGAACTTCGCGAGAAAATCGAGGTCGCGGGACGAGAAGCACAGGCCGCGTTCGGCGACGGTAGCGTGTTCATAGAGAAGTATATCGAGCGCCCCCATCACATCGAGTTCCAGATTCTGGCCGATCGACACGGCAACATTATCCACCTGGGTGAGCGCGATTGCTCGATCCAACGGCGTCATCAGAAGCTGATCGAGATTGCTCCTTCGCTCATCTTGACAGCCCGACTCCGCACCGAGATGGGAGAAGCAGCGACAGCGATCGCGCGCGGGGTGCACTACGACAACGCGGGGACGGTGGAGTTCCTCCTTGACCAGGAAGGCCGCTACTACTTCATTGAGATGAACCCGCGGATCCAGGTCGAACATACCGTCACGGAGCAGATCACTGCGATCGATATCGTGCGCAATCAGATTGCCATTGCCGCGGGGAAGCCGCTCGATATCCGACAAGAAGATGTCACGCTTCAAGGGCACGCCATCCAATGCCGCATCAACGCCGAGGATCCAAAGAATAATTTCCGCCCTTGCACTGGGACTGTCACCGCGTACCTCTCACCCGGCGGCATCGGCGTACGGATCGACGGAGCCGTGTACAAAGACTACATTATCCCCCCTTACTATGATGCTCTTCTGGCCAAGCTCACCGTGCGGGGCCGTACCTGGGAAGAAACCGTCAGCCGCATGAGGCGATCATTGGAAGAATATGTGCTGCGAGGGGTGAAAACGACGATTCCGTTCATGAAGACCATCATGCAGGATCCGGACTTTCTGGCAGGCCGCTTCGACACGTCCTACCTCGAAACCCATCCTGAACTCTTCAACTACGACGAGTTCGAACAGCCGGAGGATTTGGTACTGGCCATATCAGCGGCGATTGCGGCCTATGAAGGACTCTAG
- the sthA gene encoding Si-specific NAD(P)(+) transhydrogenase, whose amino-acid sequence MAHYDLLVIGTGPAGQKAAVQAAKLGKKVGIIERKEVVGGVCINTGTIPSKSLREAILYLSGFRQRNFYGADYRLKQTITIVDLAFRCQHVIANEIQIVQNQMTRNYVDMLYGTASFVDPHRLRIQQTTGSVEHTADFIVIAVGTEPARPSHVPFDGASIIDTDGILTLKRVPTSMVIVGGGVIGTEYASILATMGVSVILIDKRPRLLEFMDAEIITALQQQMKDIGVTLYHDEEVVAIRKESEGQIHVTLKQARAVTAETLMYAIGRVGATADLNLTTVGITPDDRGRLTVNEHFQTSVPHIYAAGDVIGFPALASTSMQQGRHASCHAFGHPDRTDTALLPYGIYSIPEMSMVGRTEEDLIKADVPFGVGIARYREIARGQLIGDDRGILKLLFHRQTREVLGIHAIGEGATELIHIGQAVMAYRGKIDYFIDTVFNYPTLAECYKVAALDGINRLPRPWPPAD is encoded by the coding sequence ATGGCACATTACGATCTTCTCGTAATCGGAACGGGGCCAGCAGGCCAAAAGGCCGCTGTACAGGCCGCCAAGCTCGGGAAAAAAGTCGGCATCATCGAGCGGAAAGAAGTCGTCGGCGGTGTCTGCATCAACACCGGGACGATCCCAAGCAAGTCCCTTCGCGAAGCCATCCTCTACCTCTCAGGATTCCGCCAGCGGAATTTCTACGGAGCAGATTACCGCCTTAAGCAAACCATCACGATCGTCGATTTGGCCTTTCGCTGCCAGCACGTTATCGCAAACGAAATTCAAATCGTGCAAAACCAAATGACCCGTAACTACGTCGACATGCTGTATGGGACGGCCAGCTTCGTCGATCCTCACCGACTACGCATTCAACAAACGACTGGTTCAGTCGAACATACCGCTGACTTTATTGTCATCGCCGTTGGCACAGAGCCGGCGAGACCCTCCCATGTCCCCTTTGACGGCGCCTCCATCATCGACACCGACGGCATTCTGACACTGAAGCGAGTCCCGACATCAATGGTCATCGTCGGTGGCGGTGTGATCGGGACCGAATATGCGTCAATCCTCGCCACGATGGGTGTCTCAGTGATTCTCATCGACAAACGGCCGCGCCTTCTCGAGTTCATGGACGCAGAGATCATCACCGCTCTCCAGCAGCAAATGAAAGACATCGGCGTCACGCTCTATCACGACGAAGAAGTCGTCGCCATTCGAAAAGAATCAGAGGGACAGATCCACGTAACGCTGAAGCAGGCCAGAGCGGTCACGGCCGAGACCTTGATGTACGCCATCGGACGAGTAGGAGCCACCGCGGACCTTAATCTGACGACCGTCGGGATCACCCCCGACGACCGTGGCCGCTTGACCGTGAACGAACATTTTCAAACCTCGGTCCCGCACATCTATGCCGCGGGGGACGTCATCGGATTTCCCGCCTTGGCCTCAACCTCCATGCAACAGGGGCGTCATGCGTCCTGCCATGCGTTTGGTCATCCGGATCGCACTGACACCGCGCTGTTGCCTTACGGCATCTATTCGATTCCCGAGATGTCCATGGTCGGACGTACGGAAGAGGACCTCATCAAGGCCGACGTGCCCTTTGGAGTGGGCATCGCGAGGTACCGGGAGATCGCCAGGGGCCAGCTCATTGGAGATGACCGTGGCATACTGAAGCTCCTCTTTCATCGCCAGACCCGAGAAGTTCTCGGCATCCATGCGATCGGTGAAGGGGCGACAGAATTGATTCACATCGGCCAGGCTGTCATGGCCTACCGTGGCAAGATCGACTATTTCATCGATACCGTTTTCAACTACCCCACATTGGCCGAGTGTTACAAGGTTGCCGCGCTCGACGGCATCAATCGCCTACCGAGGCCCTGGCCACCAGCCGATTGA
- the thiD gene encoding bifunctional hydroxymethylpyrimidine kinase/phosphomethylpyrimidine kinase: MNETLKQVLTIAGSDSGGGAGIQADIKAMSANGVFAMSVITAITAQNTEEVTEVFDLPISIIAAQIDAVFDDFEVAAVKTGMLSSTAIVEIVAKMLKPQNVTNLVVDPVMISKSGHPLLKPDAIEAVKERLFPLALLVTPNVHEAQQLSGIEIKTLADARRAAKVIHGFGCRHVLIKGGHLLAERATDLLYDGRFFDVFTGTFIDTPHTHGTGCTFASAIAAHLARGKSVHDAVQTAKTYLTETIRHGLAIGHGQGPTNHFYFLNP; encoded by the coding sequence ATGAATGAGACATTGAAACAAGTCTTGACCATTGCCGGGTCGGATTCTGGAGGTGGTGCCGGCATACAGGCGGATATCAAAGCCATGTCGGCGAACGGTGTGTTCGCCATGTCGGTCATCACGGCAATCACCGCTCAGAACACGGAAGAAGTTACTGAGGTTTTTGATCTGCCAATATCGATCATTGCCGCGCAGATCGACGCCGTGTTCGACGATTTCGAAGTGGCCGCGGTGAAGACCGGCATGTTGTCTTCGACCGCGATTGTCGAGATCGTCGCCAAGATGTTGAAACCCCAGAATGTCACGAATCTGGTCGTCGATCCCGTGATGATCTCGAAGAGCGGCCATCCTCTGCTCAAGCCTGATGCGATCGAGGCTGTCAAAGAGCGACTCTTCCCCTTGGCCTTGCTCGTCACGCCAAACGTCCATGAGGCCCAACAGTTGTCCGGCATCGAGATCAAGACGCTCGCCGACGCGCGCCGAGCCGCAAAAGTCATTCATGGGTTCGGCTGCAGACATGTGTTAATCAAAGGTGGGCATTTACTGGCGGAACGGGCGACGGACCTCCTGTACGACGGACGATTCTTCGATGTCTTCACGGGCACGTTTATCGATACACCTCACACCCACGGCACTGGTTGCACGTTTGCCTCGGCCATCGCCGCCCACCTCGCGCGAGGCAAGTCTGTCCACGATGCGGTGCAGACCGCGAAAACCTATTTGACCGAGACGATCCGGCACGGCCTCGCAATCGGTCACGGGCAAGGGCCGACCAACCACTTCTATTTTCTCAACCCATGA
- the oadA gene encoding sodium-extruding oxaloacetate decarboxylase subunit alpha codes for MRRSHTKKTAGRRKQHASHAIRTSKGRTPRRESLTIQPAPGKPILITDVALRDGHQSLLATRMRTEDMLPIAQKLDAVGYWSLEVWGGATFDTCLRFLKEDPWERLRALRAAMPNTKLQMLLRGQNLVGYRHYADDVLERFIERSAANGIDVFRIFDALNDIRNLDRAIREVKACGKHVEAAICYTVSPVHSVDRYVDLARQMEDLGTDTLCIKDMAGLLAPLDAYQLVRRLKAAVKVPIHLHTHYTSGMASMASLMAILGGLDMLDTAISPLAGGTSHPPTETMIASLRETPYDTGLDLATFQPITEHFRTVRRKYRQFESDFTGVDAEILTSQIPGGMLSNLAAQLTEQNALERMKEVLDEVPRVRKELGYPPLVTPTSQIVGTQATLNVLTGERYKVITTETKNYFLGFYGRAPGPVDADVMARAIGNEDPIRTRPADRLEPELEAIRKDLPPSATTVEDQLSFALFPAIARDFFDAREKGELTPEPLEMSSPKGPAVAHELHLAPVEFNVNVHGETYHVKVSGSGRKTDGRKPYYIRVNDKLEEVSLETIQEVLTGVPEAPDTGTGSKPKRPKPTKPGDVAPPMPGRVVQVLVHKDAVVKAGDPLLIIEAMKMESRIPAPIDGKVTAILVAEGDNVKTDETLIQLE; via the coding sequence ATGCGACGATCGCACACGAAAAAAACAGCGGGAAGAAGAAAGCAGCATGCGAGCCACGCGATTCGCACGTCCAAAGGACGAACGCCTCGAAGGGAGAGCCTCACGATCCAACCGGCCCCTGGCAAGCCGATTCTTATCACTGACGTCGCCCTTCGCGACGGCCATCAATCCCTCTTGGCCACGCGCATGCGAACGGAAGACATGTTGCCTATCGCCCAAAAGCTCGATGCCGTCGGATACTGGTCGTTGGAAGTCTGGGGCGGTGCGACGTTCGATACCTGCCTGCGCTTTCTCAAGGAAGATCCCTGGGAGCGCCTGCGTGCACTCCGAGCCGCCATGCCCAATACCAAACTACAGATGTTGCTCCGAGGGCAGAACCTGGTCGGCTACCGTCACTATGCCGACGACGTGCTTGAGCGCTTTATCGAACGGTCGGCGGCCAACGGCATCGACGTGTTTAGAATTTTCGACGCGCTCAACGACATTCGCAACCTGGACCGAGCTATTCGTGAAGTGAAGGCCTGCGGGAAGCATGTGGAAGCGGCCATCTGCTACACCGTGAGCCCCGTCCACAGCGTCGACCGGTATGTCGACCTCGCACGTCAGATGGAAGACCTCGGAACCGACACGCTGTGCATTAAGGATATGGCAGGCCTCCTGGCCCCGCTCGATGCTTATCAGCTGGTGCGCCGGCTCAAAGCGGCCGTCAAGGTCCCGATCCATCTCCATACCCATTACACGTCCGGCATGGCCTCGATGGCATCTCTCATGGCGATCCTGGGGGGGCTCGATATGCTCGACACCGCCATCTCTCCGTTGGCAGGTGGAACCTCGCACCCTCCGACTGAAACGATGATTGCCTCTCTGCGCGAGACACCGTATGACACCGGCTTGGATCTGGCCACCTTTCAACCGATCACCGAACACTTCCGGACCGTCCGCAGAAAGTATCGACAGTTCGAGAGCGATTTTACCGGCGTGGATGCAGAAATTCTGACTTCTCAGATCCCCGGAGGCATGCTGTCCAATCTGGCCGCACAATTGACCGAGCAGAACGCCCTTGAGCGCATGAAGGAAGTCCTTGACGAAGTCCCGCGCGTGAGGAAAGAACTGGGCTATCCGCCGCTCGTGACCCCTACCAGCCAGATCGTTGGCACGCAGGCGACCCTCAATGTCCTCACGGGCGAACGATACAAGGTCATCACGACCGAAACCAAAAACTATTTCCTCGGTTTCTACGGGCGCGCACCGGGCCCAGTCGATGCCGACGTCATGGCTCGGGCGATCGGAAACGAAGACCCCATTCGAACTCGACCAGCCGATCGGCTCGAACCAGAGCTAGAAGCGATCAGGAAAGATCTGCCACCGTCCGCTACGACCGTTGAGGACCAGCTGTCATTCGCACTTTTTCCGGCGATCGCCCGGGATTTCTTTGACGCCCGAGAAAAAGGCGAGCTGACGCCGGAGCCGCTGGAAATGTCCTCGCCAAAAGGCCCCGCCGTTGCTCATGAGCTGCATCTCGCGCCGGTCGAGTTCAACGTGAACGTGCACGGAGAAACCTATCACGTGAAAGTGTCGGGGTCCGGCCGAAAGACCGACGGTCGTAAACCGTACTACATTCGTGTCAACGACAAGTTGGAAGAAGTGTCCCTCGAAACGATCCAGGAAGTGCTCACCGGCGTACCGGAAGCACCCGACACGGGAACCGGTTCAAAACCGAAACGGCCGAAACCGACCAAGCCGGGCGATGTGGCCCCCCCCATGCCGGGACGAGTTGTACAGGTACTCGTTCACAAGGATGCCGTTGTGAAGGCCGGCGATCCCTTGCTGATCATTGAAGCGATGAAGATGGAAAGTCGTATTCCGGCTCCGATCGACGGGAAAGTGACCGCGATCCTCGTCGCCGAAGGTGATAACGTCAAAACGGATGAGACGCTCATCCAGCTCGAATAA
- a CDS encoding substrate-binding domain-containing protein yields MALWFVFLFGFSLALYGPVLPLAFAEVSGNLVIAGNGPELTTIEPLARAFEKANPRAYVDVLWDENSKPVEMVKSGQAQFAVTGADDSRLVSTLIAWDGIGVMVHLSNFTKEVTKQEVADIFSGKVRMWSELGGPETKILVIDRPRNQNIREAFESQLGITGKITDSAKVIGRDDKVIKTVVGTLPPLSAVSYLSMSQGLSVVSGGVAVRLLPIDKVEPEIPTVKDGRYPLRRPVLLLSQKDPHLVAEAFKQFALSSAGQKIIAETYVPVSEK; encoded by the coding sequence ATGGCTCTGTGGTTTGTCTTCCTCTTTGGTTTCAGTCTCGCCCTGTATGGACCCGTCCTCCCCCTCGCCTTTGCCGAAGTTTCCGGTAATCTCGTGATCGCGGGCAATGGGCCGGAATTGACGACTATTGAACCGCTGGCTCGTGCGTTCGAGAAAGCGAATCCGCGAGCTTATGTCGACGTGCTCTGGGATGAGAATTCCAAACCTGTCGAAATGGTCAAGTCCGGCCAGGCGCAGTTTGCTGTGACTGGGGCCGATGATTCCCGATTAGTCTCGACCCTGATTGCATGGGATGGGATCGGAGTGATGGTTCACCTCTCGAATTTCACCAAAGAAGTCACAAAGCAGGAAGTAGCCGATATTTTTTCTGGCAAGGTCAGAATGTGGTCTGAGCTGGGAGGTCCGGAGACGAAAATCCTGGTAATCGATCGTCCCCGCAATCAGAATATCCGCGAGGCCTTCGAATCGCAGCTTGGTATCACGGGAAAAATCACGGATTCAGCCAAAGTGATTGGTCGAGACGACAAGGTGATTAAGACTGTCGTCGGCACGCTTCCTCCGCTGTCCGCTGTCTCTTATCTATCAATGAGCCAGGGTTTGTCGGTGGTGTCGGGAGGCGTTGCAGTGCGGTTGCTTCCGATTGATAAAGTAGAGCCGGAGATTCCAACTGTGAAGGACGGCCGCTATCCCCTGAGACGACCGGTGTTGTTGCTGTCCCAGAAAGACCCTCATCTGGTGGCTGAGGCGTTCAAACAATTCGCGCTTTCATCGGCCGGCCAAAAAATCATTGCCGAGACTTATGTCCCTGTTAGTGAGAAATGA
- a CDS encoding cbb3-type cytochrome c oxidase subunit I — protein sequence MAHLTFRPLTFLLTGFGWLVVSSIVGVAILVGLVHGTPLPQWLRLVHVHGALVGGVAQMILGGFLAFIPPLLMTGQKQRDSHPILFLVINLGAIGMITGFYLRNHTAVGIAGFLVVASFLWIAHNAWSQARKSLNSPPLNLWFYAVALLALITGLTAGEIMAFRLTQEFYGHVRLAHIHLNILGFISLAIIGTMHNLLPTVLNAPLYSPRLARAVFIILPIGVAVLVGGFLNSSVRIEIAAGVILFSGAVLYAVNMFRTWLASGHTGNAASDHLLLGTFFLLLTILLGILVGANSLSDPPFMPYGSLHLVAYTHMALIGFILQTIFGALSHLVPITLAVSRVESNKKRGPYLEQLTAIIDRWRSIQLVGLSFGSIGLSVVALLTWVTPLNAPSLQIATWVTTSLLLCSLALFSAKLAWVAGLHPPE from the coding sequence ATGGCTCATCTCACCTTCCGTCCATTGACGTTTCTGTTGACCGGTTTCGGCTGGTTGGTCGTCTCGTCGATCGTGGGAGTTGCGATTCTCGTCGGTCTGGTGCACGGAACACCGCTCCCTCAATGGCTCCGGCTCGTCCATGTCCATGGAGCCTTAGTGGGGGGGGTCGCGCAGATGATTCTCGGAGGCTTCCTGGCCTTCATTCCCCCGCTCCTTATGACCGGCCAGAAGCAGCGGGACTCCCATCCGATTTTATTCTTGGTGATCAATCTCGGCGCCATCGGCATGATCACGGGGTTCTATCTTCGCAATCACACGGCCGTTGGCATCGCCGGGTTTCTTGTCGTGGCCTCATTTCTCTGGATCGCCCATAATGCCTGGTCGCAAGCACGCAAGAGTTTGAACAGTCCTCCGTTGAATCTGTGGTTCTATGCAGTCGCGCTTCTGGCTTTAATTACAGGACTGACCGCTGGTGAGATAATGGCCTTCCGACTGACCCAGGAATTCTACGGCCATGTCCGACTTGCCCACATCCACTTGAACATCCTGGGTTTTATCTCCCTCGCCATCATCGGCACGATGCACAATCTTCTGCCTACGGTGTTGAATGCGCCATTGTACAGTCCACGACTCGCACGGGCGGTCTTCATCATCCTGCCTATTGGAGTTGCTGTGCTAGTCGGAGGATTTCTGAATTCTTCTGTCCGGATTGAGATCGCTGCCGGAGTCATTCTCTTTTCAGGAGCCGTGCTCTATGCCGTGAATATGTTCAGAACCTGGCTGGCATCCGGACATACCGGTAACGCCGCTTCGGATCATCTCTTGCTCGGCACGTTTTTCCTGCTGCTCACGATTCTCCTTGGTATCCTGGTCGGTGCGAATAGCCTGTCCGATCCTCCCTTTATGCCCTATGGTTCGCTCCATCTCGTCGCTTACACACATATGGCACTGATAGGATTCATCCTCCAAACGATTTTCGGTGCCTTGTCCCATTTGGTGCCCATCACCCTTGCCGTCAGTCGAGTAGAGAGCAACAAGAAGCGCGGCCCATACCTCGAACAACTGACGGCGATTATCGATCGGTGGCGGAGCATCCAATTAGTCGGTCTCAGCTTCGGGTCAATAGGGCTGTCGGTTGTGGCCTTACTCACATGGGTGACACCCCTCAATGCTCCCTCCCTCCAAATCGCAACGTGGGTGACCACAAGCCTGCTGCTCTGCAGTCTTGCGCTCTTCTCCGCCAAACTCGCCTGGGTCGCCGGCCTGCATCCGCCGGAATAA
- the tenA gene encoding thiaminase II, protein MSFSNHLRNLVKPIWDAQLTHPFVVALGRGTLPERKFKYYILQDAKFLGDLARVFSAGALKAPDSESALRLTKLAEETIVVERSLHEGYGSRWKMTAKQMTTVPMSPTNYAYTRHMLAVVQSGSAAEITAVALPCAWIYCVVGQHLLRKGPPPKKHPYRDWLMLYASPEFAEVQRWMRKKVDQWASTAGKEEKRRMEEAFVISSRYEWMFWEMAWNEEKWPV, encoded by the coding sequence ATGTCGTTCAGCAATCATCTGCGAAATCTGGTCAAGCCGATCTGGGACGCCCAACTCACCCATCCGTTCGTCGTCGCGTTGGGCAGGGGCACGTTGCCGGAGCGAAAATTCAAGTACTACATCCTGCAGGACGCGAAATTTCTCGGCGATCTCGCCCGAGTGTTTTCTGCCGGAGCACTAAAAGCGCCAGATTCAGAATCGGCTCTCCGCCTGACGAAGCTGGCTGAAGAGACGATCGTGGTCGAGCGCAGTCTTCACGAAGGGTACGGATCGCGCTGGAAGATGACCGCGAAGCAAATGACGACCGTCCCCATGTCGCCGACGAATTACGCCTACACCAGGCACATGCTAGCGGTCGTCCAATCAGGGTCTGCTGCTGAGATCACAGCCGTCGCCCTTCCTTGCGCCTGGATTTACTGCGTCGTCGGTCAGCATCTGCTCAGGAAAGGCCCGCCGCCCAAGAAACACCCGTACCGCGACTGGTTGATGCTCTACGCGTCACCGGAGTTCGCCGAAGTCCAGCGATGGATGAGGAAAAAGGTAGACCAGTGGGCAAGCACAGCTGGCAAGGAAGAAAAGAGGCGAATGGAAGAGGCGTTTGTGATCAGTTCACGGTATGAGTGGATGTTTTGGGAGATGGCATGGAACGAGGAAAAGTGGCCGGTGTAG
- a CDS encoding IPT/TIG domain-containing protein has translation MCTWRSSVLMVIGLAGWLLFPPPTFAADQEGAVVEGTGFSLFDTESIKGFDAEKVQRDPTCDRTKRPRIAKVEPDEAKPGDKVVITGENFGTKECFHTVTFSAASKTPVDFKYVSDTSIEATVPEAKAGMSFIIIVAGGGSAQSKPLLIKSK, from the coding sequence ATGTGTACATGGCGATCATCGGTCCTCATGGTCATCGGACTCGCCGGCTGGCTCCTTTTCCCCCCGCCCACATTCGCAGCCGATCAGGAAGGAGCGGTGGTGGAAGGAACCGGTTTCTCTCTATTCGATACCGAATCCATTAAGGGATTTGACGCTGAAAAAGTCCAGCGAGACCCGACCTGCGACCGTACCAAGCGACCGCGAATTGCCAAAGTGGAGCCGGACGAGGCCAAACCTGGTGACAAGGTGGTCATAACGGGCGAAAATTTCGGCACGAAGGAATGTTTCCACACCGTAACTTTCAGTGCCGCGTCAAAAACCCCGGTGGACTTTAAGTATGTCAGCGACACGTCGATCGAAGCCACGGTTCCTGAAGCGAAGGCCGGCATGTCTTTTATCATTATCGTCGCTGGCGGCGGAAGTGCTCAGTCGAAACCTCTTTTGATCAAGTCCAAGTAA
- a CDS encoding alpha/beta hydrolase: MFTLGSCASTSSIPPWFEALERIPIKTVTVNGQRIAYLDVGQGQPVLLIHGFGGSMWQWEHQQTPLSTKFRVITPDLVGAGLSDKPEIDYRPDELLAFLIGFMDALQITQADVVGNSMGAGLAIGMALDHPTRVSNLVLIDGLPARVMDHLASPTVRRALETSTPAWVVSFGNWLFGWTMTESILQEFIYNPALITPAVLDRSNRNRQRPGQFRSLLTTGKNLPIWEEQFAPRIGKVTQRTLIVWGEEDRVFPIKAGEALHQTIAGSRFVRIPRAGHIPQWEQPDLVNAKLLGFLQS, encoded by the coding sequence ATGTTCACCTTGGGCAGCTGTGCATCGACATCGTCAATTCCCCCATGGTTCGAGGCACTCGAGCGAATTCCGATCAAAACCGTTACGGTCAACGGGCAACGAATAGCCTACCTCGACGTCGGCCAGGGTCAGCCGGTGCTGTTGATTCATGGGTTCGGTGGATCGATGTGGCAGTGGGAACACCAGCAAACGCCCCTCTCGACGAAGTTCCGAGTCATCACCCCCGATCTGGTCGGAGCAGGACTGTCTGATAAACCCGAGATCGACTACCGGCCCGACGAGCTTCTGGCCTTCCTGATTGGATTCATGGATGCGTTGCAGATCACTCAAGCCGACGTGGTCGGCAACTCGATGGGAGCGGGGCTCGCCATCGGGATGGCCCTCGACCATCCCACCCGTGTCTCGAATCTCGTGCTGATTGACGGCCTTCCCGCCCGCGTGATGGATCATCTCGCCAGTCCCACGGTGCGCCGTGCGTTGGAGACGAGTACGCCCGCATGGGTCGTCTCGTTCGGCAATTGGCTCTTCGGATGGACCATGACCGAATCCATTCTGCAGGAATTCATTTACAACCCTGCCTTGATTACACCTGCCGTGCTGGATCGGTCGAATCGTAATCGTCAACGGCCGGGACAATTTCGCTCCCTCCTGACGACCGGCAAGAACCTTCCGATATGGGAAGAACAGTTCGCCCCACGGATTGGCAAGGTGACGCAACGCACGCTGATCGTGTGGGGCGAAGAAGATCGTGTGTTTCCGATCAAGGCGGGGGAGGCACTCCACCAGACGATAGCTGGGTCACGGTTCGTTCGGATACCCCGAGCCGGACACATTCCGCAATGGGAGCAGCCTGACCTGGTGAATGCAAAATTGCTCGGATTTCTTCAATCCTAA